From a single Ignavibacteria bacterium genomic region:
- a CDS encoding SDR family NAD(P)-dependent oxidoreductase, giving the protein MNIKGKIVFITGASSGIGLETAKAFAREGCNLILTARRIEKLHSLSSSLSSEFGIEALPLQLDVRKRKEVFTLIEGLPDKWKKIDILVNNAGLGRGLSPIHEGDVDGWDEMIDTNIKGLLFVTKAVVPLMIANGSGHIINIGSVAGREVYPNGNVYCATKFAVFALSKALRLELYDKNIRATTVDPGMVETDFSIVRFRGDNERAANVYKGLTPLHPADIADTVVFCATRPPHVNISEIVIYPSDQANTTTVKRV; this is encoded by the coding sequence ATGAACATCAAAGGAAAAATTGTATTTATTACGGGTGCCTCTTCCGGAATCGGACTGGAAACAGCCAAAGCCTTCGCCCGTGAAGGATGCAATCTTATTCTTACTGCTAGAAGAATCGAAAAACTTCACTCCCTCTCTTCATCCCTTTCATCTGAATTTGGCATAGAAGCCCTGCCTCTGCAACTCGATGTCCGGAAAAGGAAGGAAGTTTTCACTCTAATAGAGGGACTGCCCGACAAATGGAAAAAAATTGACATCCTGGTTAATAACGCCGGTCTCGGAAGAGGGCTCTCGCCCATCCACGAAGGAGATGTCGATGGTTGGGACGAAATGATCGATACAAATATTAAAGGACTCCTCTTTGTTACCAAAGCTGTGGTACCCCTGATGATCGCAAACGGAAGCGGACACATTATCAATATCGGTTCTGTTGCCGGGCGTGAAGTGTATCCTAACGGAAATGTTTACTGCGCTACAAAATTTGCGGTTTTTGCTCTCTCCAAAGCATTGAGACTGGAACTGTACGACAAAAACATCAGAGCCACAACGGTTGATCCGGGAATGGTCGAAACTGATTTCAGCATCGTAAGGTTTCGCGGAGATAATGAACGGGCTGCAAATGTTTACAAAGGCCTGACACCACTTCATCCCGCTGATATTGCTGATACCGTGGTTTTCTGTGCAACCAGACCTCCTCATGTAAATATTTCCGAGATTGTAATCTATCCTTCGGACCAGGCAAACACTACAACAGTAAAAAGAGTCTAA
- a CDS encoding ATP-dependent RecD-like DNA helicase — protein MPDKLKGEIERITFYNEDTGFGVVRLRSGKIITGTLPKLSEGDRVEAEGEWTVHPKFGSQLKVSKIVIMKPEGKLAILKYLSSGALKGLPKNSAKFIVDYFGEKALEIIDKDPQKLLKVPGISAKKLQRILESWNEQKNLHKLVIFLQNYDIPLTHANKILQKYGDKAETVILTNPYQLIFDIRGVGFKTADTIAQKIGLNHDFPPRIKSGVLYILENVANSDGHVYLPYDQLVTLCQKNLSVDLTSYEKQFNELIAERRILVVNDNVYLREVYESERIIETKILELSRPKHDDTTDFFKNFVHTLKHFSEEQLEAVRYSTENGFLVLTGGPGTGKTTTLKGIIDLYKKCKLKIALAAPTGRAAKRMTEVIGLEAKTIHRLLEYDSQTGKFVHNKSNPIKAHLLVIDEVSMINTFLMASLLYAVDSETTVVFVGDKDQLPAIGPGNILHDILEYNQIPIIRLNKIFRQAEQSRIITNSHRINQGLMPDLSNSKESDFFFMEEDDSNKIPDLLLDLVKNRLPAKYNFNPFTDIQILAPMYKGNAGVDAINSLLQEGLNEGKVIYTKGDVSFKLKDKFMQLVNDYERDIYNGDIGYLTGLDDEEEELIFNFGEREVKFSNSSLDDVTLAYACTIHKSQGSEYPCVIVVLTNEQYYMLKRNLIYTAITRAAELLIIVGSKRAVQLAVSNNAEQKRYTSLFKLPGQTETTLAPTYMF, from the coding sequence ATGCCCGACAAACTTAAAGGCGAAATTGAACGCATAACCTTTTATAACGAAGATACCGGATTCGGGGTCGTAAGGCTCCGTTCCGGGAAAATAATTACGGGCACCCTTCCAAAACTCTCCGAGGGGGACAGGGTTGAAGCTGAAGGTGAATGGACAGTCCACCCCAAATTTGGCTCCCAGCTTAAGGTGAGCAAAATTGTTATCATGAAACCTGAAGGAAAACTCGCCATATTGAAATACCTCTCCTCAGGCGCTCTTAAAGGTCTCCCAAAAAATTCGGCTAAATTCATCGTCGACTACTTCGGCGAAAAAGCACTCGAAATTATTGATAAAGACCCGCAAAAACTCCTGAAGGTTCCGGGTATCTCTGCTAAAAAACTGCAAAGAATTCTCGAAAGCTGGAACGAACAGAAAAACCTTCACAAGCTCGTCATCTTCCTTCAGAACTACGACATCCCCCTGACTCACGCCAATAAAATACTGCAAAAGTATGGCGACAAAGCTGAAACGGTTATTCTTACCAACCCCTACCAGTTAATTTTTGATATCAGAGGTGTCGGATTCAAAACGGCTGATACCATCGCTCAAAAGATCGGTCTGAATCATGATTTCCCACCGAGAATCAAAAGCGGTGTGCTCTATATTCTCGAGAATGTGGCAAACAGCGACGGACATGTTTACCTTCCCTACGATCAATTGGTCACTCTCTGTCAAAAAAATCTTTCGGTCGATCTCACTTCCTATGAAAAGCAGTTCAATGAACTGATTGCCGAAAGAAGAATCCTTGTGGTTAATGATAATGTCTATCTTCGCGAGGTTTATGAGTCAGAGAGAATTATCGAGACTAAAATTCTTGAGCTTTCCCGTCCAAAACACGATGACACCACCGATTTTTTCAAAAACTTTGTTCATACTCTGAAACACTTTTCGGAAGAGCAACTTGAAGCGGTAAGATACAGCACCGAGAATGGTTTCCTCGTCCTCACAGGTGGACCGGGCACGGGAAAGACAACCACTCTAAAAGGAATTATCGATCTCTACAAGAAGTGTAAATTGAAAATTGCCCTCGCTGCACCGACCGGAAGAGCCGCAAAAAGAATGACTGAAGTCATCGGTCTGGAGGCCAAAACCATCCACAGGCTTCTGGAATACGATTCTCAAACAGGCAAGTTTGTACATAACAAAAGCAATCCGATAAAGGCGCACCTCCTCGTTATAGATGAAGTCTCGATGATTAATACTTTCCTTATGGCATCTCTTCTCTATGCAGTTGACAGTGAAACCACGGTAGTTTTTGTCGGTGACAAAGATCAGCTCCCGGCAATCGGACCGGGAAACATCCTCCATGATATCCTCGAATACAATCAGATTCCGATTATCAGATTAAACAAGATTTTCCGTCAGGCGGAACAAAGCAGAATCATCACCAATTCACACAGGATCAACCAGGGACTCATGCCCGATCTCTCAAACTCGAAGGAGAGCGATTTCTTCTTTATGGAAGAGGATGACAGCAACAAAATTCCCGATCTGCTTCTCGACCTCGTAAAGAACCGCCTCCCTGCGAAGTATAATTTTAATCCTTTCACGGATATTCAGATTCTTGCACCAATGTACAAAGGAAATGCAGGTGTCGACGCAATCAACAGCCTGTTACAGGAGGGACTGAATGAAGGGAAGGTAATCTATACAAAGGGTGATGTTTCATTCAAGTTGAAAGATAAATTCATGCAACTCGTAAACGATTATGAAAGGGACATTTACAACGGTGACATTGGTTATCTGACAGGTCTGGATGATGAAGAGGAAGAACTGATCTTCAATTTTGGAGAACGGGAAGTGAAATTCAGCAATTCATCCCTCGATGATGTTACCCTTGCATATGCTTGCACCATCCACAAAAGTCAGGGCTCGGAATACCCCTGTGTAATAGTGGTTCTCACAAATGAACAGTATTACATGTTGAAAAGAAACCTGATTTATACCGCCATTACCAGAGCTGCTGAATTGCTGATAATCGTGGGAAGCAAAAGAGCTGTACAACTGGCGGTTTCTAACAATGCGGAACAAAAACGCTATACCTCTCTCTTCAAATTACCCGGTCAGACCGAGACAACCCTTGCCCCAACTTACATGTTCTAA
- the fabF gene encoding beta-ketoacyl-ACP synthase II, translated as MQRRRVVVTGMAALTPIGLSVDEFWQGMMEGRSGAAEITKFDTSRVVTKFACELKGFDPLNYIDRKAVRRMDLFCQYAMAVAKEVLEDAGLDPEKMSSDDKDDTGVMIGSGIGGMNVFQEQARILAEQGPNRVSPFFIPMLIPDIASGQVSIEYGFRGPNYCAVSACATSNHNFIDSFMLIKEGQAEVMICGGTEGPICELGVAGFNSAQALSKRNESPETASRPFDKTRDGFVMGEGAGALVLEELEHAKKRGAKIYAEVVGYGLTGDAYHITAPDPEGRGARLAMHRALKYAGLDPSVIDYINMHGTSTGLGDIAETQSIKAVFGDQAYKMNVSSTKSMTGHLLGAAGAVEAIATILSIRNSAIPPTINFEFPDPDCDLNYTFNTPQKKNVEYAMSNAFGFGGHNTSVIFKKYDE; from the coding sequence ATGCAAAGAAGAAGAGTAGTAGTAACCGGAATGGCAGCCCTCACTCCGATTGGACTTAGTGTTGATGAATTTTGGCAAGGAATGATGGAGGGCAGGAGTGGAGCCGCAGAGATCACAAAATTTGACACTTCAAGAGTGGTAACCAAATTCGCCTGTGAACTAAAAGGTTTCGATCCCCTTAACTATATTGACCGTAAGGCAGTACGCCGCATGGATCTTTTCTGTCAGTATGCCATGGCGGTTGCAAAAGAAGTACTTGAAGATGCCGGACTTGATCCAGAAAAGATGTCGTCAGATGATAAAGATGATACAGGTGTGATGATTGGATCAGGTATTGGCGGCATGAATGTATTCCAGGAACAGGCAAGGATACTCGCCGAACAGGGACCCAACCGTGTATCTCCTTTCTTTATTCCGATGCTTATTCCCGACATTGCTTCCGGACAGGTTTCGATCGAGTATGGTTTCAGAGGACCAAACTATTGTGCTGTATCGGCCTGTGCCACTTCAAACCACAATTTTATCGACTCCTTTATGCTGATCAAAGAAGGTCAGGCGGAAGTGATGATATGTGGCGGAACCGAGGGACCAATATGCGAACTTGGCGTTGCGGGCTTCAATTCCGCTCAGGCACTCTCGAAAAGGAATGAATCGCCCGAAACTGCAAGCAGACCTTTCGACAAAACCCGCGACGGTTTTGTGATGGGTGAGGGTGCCGGTGCACTTGTGCTTGAAGAACTCGAACATGCAAAGAAGAGAGGTGCAAAGATTTATGCTGAAGTGGTCGGTTACGGACTTACCGGTGATGCATACCATATAACCGCTCCCGATCCCGAGGGAAGGGGGGCGAGACTCGCCATGCACAGAGCACTGAAATATGCAGGGCTTGATCCATCCGTAATAGATTACATAAACATGCACGGAACATCGACCGGACTTGGTGACATAGCCGAGACACAGTCGATTAAAGCTGTTTTCGGTGATCAGGCATACAAGATGAATGTATCATCGACAAAGAGCATGACCGGGCATCTTCTTGGTGCTGCGGGTGCTGTTGAGGCGATCGCTACAATTCTGTCGATCAGAAACAGTGCAATTCCCCCCACAATTAATTTTGAATTTCCGGATCCCGATTGTGATCTCAACTACACATTCAACACTCCTCAGAAGAAGAATGTTGAATATGCCATGAGCAACGCATTTGGATTTGGCGGTCATAATACATCAGTGATCTTTAAGAAATATGATGAATAA
- a CDS encoding ATP-binding protein translates to MKTYLKRKLDSPALLKPNKVLVIYGPRRVGKTTLMDSLISGVTGRIKRVTGDDISVQNTIASRRLDVLNPFLSEINLLAIDEAHEIKDVGKGLKLIVDNIEGITVVITGSSSFNIEQATGEPLVGRKTVVTLYPFAQQELLALHQNAWELSRKLPEYLVFGSYPEVVLAKTVREKMEIIHGIVNSYLLKDILAFANLRGSLPIFNLLKLLAFQVGSEVSMNELSDKVGIDVKTTQRYLDLLEKSFIIKRLTPYSTNRRREVTSKNKYYFIDNGIRNGTISQFNSLENRNDIGALFENFIVMEFFKKQANNRDYGELYFWRNYDKQEIDLLLIKDGFIQPFEIKYNPKAKIKKTSFTDSYHEVLPVKVIHSENYHEYLLD, encoded by the coding sequence ATGAAAACCTATTTAAAACGAAAACTGGACTCCCCTGCACTTCTCAAACCGAATAAGGTGCTTGTGATTTACGGACCCCGCCGTGTCGGAAAAACGACTCTGATGGACTCCCTTATCAGCGGAGTAACGGGCAGGATAAAACGGGTTACGGGCGATGACATTTCCGTGCAAAACACTATCGCATCGCGTAGACTGGATGTACTAAACCCGTTTCTTTCGGAGATTAACCTTCTCGCTATTGATGAAGCACATGAGATAAAGGATGTGGGAAAAGGACTTAAACTGATTGTTGATAATATTGAAGGCATAACAGTGGTTATTACAGGCTCATCCTCTTTCAATATCGAACAGGCAACAGGCGAGCCTCTGGTAGGAAGAAAGACCGTTGTAACTCTCTACCCTTTTGCGCAACAGGAGCTTTTGGCTTTACATCAAAACGCCTGGGAGCTAAGCCGGAAACTGCCCGAATACCTTGTTTTTGGTTCCTATCCCGAAGTGGTGCTGGCTAAAACTGTCCGTGAAAAGATGGAAATCATCCATGGAATAGTAAACTCATATCTGCTGAAGGATATTCTTGCATTCGCCAATCTAAGAGGCTCGTTGCCGATATTTAATCTGCTGAAACTGCTGGCTTTTCAGGTTGGAAGTGAAGTGTCGATGAACGAACTTTCGGACAAGGTGGGAATAGATGTTAAAACGACTCAAAGGTATCTCGACCTGTTGGAAAAATCTTTCATAATCAAAAGATTGACTCCATATTCAACCAACAGACGCCGTGAGGTTACTTCCAAAAACAAATACTATTTTATCGATAACGGTATAAGAAACGGAACAATCTCACAGTTTAACAGTCTCGAAAACCGAAATGACATCGGCGCCCTTTTTGAAAATTTTATCGTGATGGAATTCTTCAAAAAGCAGGCGAACAACCGAGACTATGGTGAGTTGTATTTTTGGAGAAATTATGATAAACAGGAAATAGACCTTCTCCTGATCAAGGATGGATTTATTCAACCTTTTGAGATTAAATATAATCCCAAAGCGAAAATAAAAAAGACTTCATTCACTGACAGTTACCATGAAGTGTTGCCTGTGAAAGTCATTCACTCCGAAAACTACCACGAATATCTGCTGGATTGA
- a CDS encoding cold shock domain-containing protein, producing MPDRTAINEPVDFCRVKKIDEKGYGFLKSLHYRNDVFFHFSQIKREELLAKLTKLKRGDFFLFFTSKERPDGKRKVDNIWYEVKEIPVEKIPGLVDVLLREFEEGVTNLYDLLFVFGELKQLGYIFPHMVEKVLSSKKILNLPTTILPYLSADEFKLLFNHLDMEGLKESPRKPFWYDEMVKKAVEFGG from the coding sequence TTGCCAGATAGAACAGCAATAAATGAACCCGTGGATTTTTGCCGGGTAAAGAAAATAGATGAAAAGGGCTACGGATTTCTGAAGAGTCTGCACTACAGGAACGATGTTTTTTTTCATTTCAGTCAGATAAAGAGGGAAGAACTGCTTGCCAAGCTTACGAAGCTGAAGCGGGGCGATTTTTTCCTCTTTTTCACTTCAAAGGAGCGACCTGACGGCAAGAGGAAGGTTGATAATATCTGGTATGAGGTAAAGGAGATTCCTGTTGAGAAAATTCCCGGTTTGGTGGATGTGCTGCTCAGGGAATTTGAGGAGGGGGTTACAAATCTTTACGACCTGCTTTTTGTCTTTGGTGAATTGAAGCAACTGGGGTACATTTTTCCGCATATGGTTGAGAAAGTGCTTTCCTCAAAGAAAATTTTAAATCTCCCGACCACCATATTACCGTATCTTTCCGCTGATGAATTTAAACTGCTTTTTAATCATCTCGATATGGAGGGATTAAAGGAGAGCCCCAGAAAGCCGTTCTGGTATGACGAAATGGTGAAGAAGGCAGTGGAGTTCGGGGGGTAG
- the rsmI gene encoding 16S rRNA (cytidine(1402)-2'-O)-methyltransferase, with product MSGTLYVISTPIGNLEDITLRSLRLLKTLEHIACEDTRTTRSLMQKLEIELHHHLFSYHEHNEIKATEKMLNLLRSGIDVGLVSDAGMPGISDPGYRVISRAVEEGFKVEVAPGASAVQTALIASGLPFSSYTFKGFPPRKEGKRRKFFEDEKNLPHTIIFFESKFRIIKAMESAYAVLGNRIAVVCLELTKQYETIIRAPLSEMREMLEKSDLRGEITALIAGANPKFTDEEDDSEFEDPDEIESEEFEEKKRVSKYKLKKMESEEEDEES from the coding sequence ATGAGCGGAACGCTGTATGTGATTTCCACTCCGATTGGAAATCTTGAGGACATTACCCTGAGGAGTTTGAGGCTCCTTAAAACTCTCGAACACATAGCGTGTGAGGACACAAGAACAACGAGGTCATTGATGCAAAAACTTGAAATAGAATTGCATCACCATCTTTTTTCATACCATGAGCATAACGAGATAAAAGCGACGGAAAAGATGCTCAATCTTTTACGCTCGGGTATTGATGTCGGGCTGGTTTCGGATGCGGGGATGCCCGGAATCAGCGATCCCGGTTACAGGGTAATTTCCCGCGCAGTTGAAGAGGGATTCAAGGTGGAAGTTGCGCCGGGGGCTTCCGCGGTTCAGACTGCGCTAATAGCTTCGGGACTGCCGTTTTCGAGCTACACATTCAAGGGATTTCCTCCGAGAAAAGAGGGAAAAAGAAGAAAGTTTTTTGAAGATGAGAAGAACCTTCCGCATACTATCATATTTTTTGAGTCGAAATTCCGAATAATCAAGGCAATGGAATCGGCATATGCGGTGCTTGGCAACAGGATAGCGGTTGTTTGTCTTGAACTTACCAAGCAGTATGAAACAATTATCAGGGCGCCTCTATCAGAAATGAGGGAGATGTTGGAAAAGAGTGATTTACGGGGAGAGATAACCGCTCTGATAGCGGGTGCGAATCCAAAATTCACAGATGAGGAGGATGACTCAGAATTTGAAGATCCCGATGAAATTGAGAGTGAAGAATTCGAAGAAAAGAAACGGGTTTCAAAATATAAATTAAAAAAAATGGAGAGTGAGGAGGAAGATGAAGAGTCTTAA
- a CDS encoding beta-lactamase family protein, which translates to MAILKSVRGTRNYTERLLLVVMSLILSMLLVSCKDENSNEAMHKNYSDEIKKVLDVALDSIRRADPQFPGGLALQVIYPGGQVFQQTGFTNAVTTGTHFRAASNTKTLTAAAILLLHQRGKLNINHKITDTIPGTNITYVPGDQNYAIPFKNEITILQLLQHRAGVFDVANDPIPDTVSAPVPYKGDWYMEHVKATNPNYTFTFDELVGVVATTGLYYFRPGTDFHYSNTGYSILGKIIERVSGKSYGQFITDEIIKPMGMTSSSMPDQGSDQQLPAPFAPGFVHIPGSIQNVSMSNVSGNVAEGNLVTTPADLSLFIRKLLRGEGVLSSNLVYSTMLNCPPTAPGSLSLYGCGVNSINMLGYGHTGAHEGYLSQMIHDPVTDVTLVIYTNAWDLREGIASIRVTMGHMQEALYKAKRIVLAR; encoded by the coding sequence AAATCCGTTAGAGGAACACGCAATTACACTGAGAGGTTACTTTTGGTTGTAATGTCGTTGATTCTTTCCATGTTGCTGGTTTCCTGCAAGGATGAGAACAGTAATGAAGCGATGCACAAAAATTATTCTGATGAAATCAAAAAGGTGCTGGATGTGGCTCTTGATTCGATCAGGAGGGCAGACCCGCAGTTTCCCGGAGGACTGGCGCTTCAGGTTATATATCCCGGAGGACAGGTATTTCAGCAGACGGGTTTCACAAATGCGGTGACTACAGGTACACATTTCAGGGCTGCGAGCAACACGAAGACACTCACTGCTGCCGCTATCCTTCTTTTGCATCAGAGGGGGAAGCTGAACATCAATCATAAAATAACCGACACTATTCCCGGAACAAATATCACTTATGTGCCCGGCGATCAAAATTATGCCATTCCATTCAAAAACGAGATTACCATTCTGCAGTTGTTGCAGCACCGTGCGGGGGTGTTTGATGTGGCTAATGATCCGATTCCTGATACGGTGAGTGCACCCGTTCCCTATAAAGGTGACTGGTATATGGAACATGTGAAGGCTACAAATCCCAATTATACATTCACATTTGATGAGCTTGTTGGAGTTGTTGCCACAACAGGGCTTTATTATTTCAGACCCGGAACGGATTTTCATTACAGCAATACGGGATACTCAATCCTTGGTAAAATAATTGAGCGGGTTTCTGGAAAATCATACGGTCAGTTCATTACAGATGAGATTATTAAACCGATGGGGATGACCTCATCTTCGATGCCTGATCAGGGGAGTGATCAGCAGTTGCCTGCTCCGTTCGCACCCGGATTTGTTCATATTCCAGGAAGCATTCAGAATGTTTCGATGTCAAATGTTTCAGGAAATGTAGCCGAGGGGAACCTAGTCACGACACCTGCAGACCTGTCACTTTTTATCAGAAAACTTTTGAGAGGAGAAGGTGTTTTAAGCTCCAATCTTGTTTATTCCACAATGTTGAATTGTCCGCCGACAGCACCGGGCAGCCTTTCTCTTTACGGTTGCGGAGTGAACAGCATCAATATGCTCGGGTATGGACACACAGGAGCGCACGAGGGATATCTTTCTCAGATGATACATGATCCTGTGACTGATGTGACTCTTGTAATTTACACAAATGCCTGGGATTTGAGGGAAGGAATTGCCTCGATAAGAGTTACTATGGGACACATGCAGGAGGCGTTATATAAAGCGAAAAGGATTGTACTTGCCAGATAG
- a CDS encoding DinB family protein: protein MVLSLRESWDASNKITLDLLEKIPEHYLNVKPSYGGRSVGSQFCHINNVRVQWLMAIGTAKPEGLIKLQKDDQTYKTKISEALRISSDRFGGLIEKSIRTDMKVKGYPKGINSFLVYLVSHEAHHRGQIVVTLKSVNLPLDKEFLFGMWEF, encoded by the coding sequence ATGGTCTTAAGTCTTCGAGAATCGTGGGATGCATCCAACAAAATAACCTTGGATCTTCTTGAAAAAATACCGGAGCATTATTTGAATGTGAAACCGTCATACGGTGGAAGAAGTGTCGGTTCGCAATTCTGTCACATAAATAATGTGAGGGTTCAATGGTTAATGGCAATAGGCACAGCCAAACCCGAGGGTCTGATAAAACTTCAGAAGGATGATCAAACCTACAAAACAAAGATATCGGAAGCACTGAGGATTTCATCTGACAGATTTGGCGGTCTGATAGAGAAGAGTATCAGAACGGACATGAAGGTGAAGGGATATCCAAAAGGGATAAACTCTTTTCTGGTATATCTTGTCTCGCACGAGGCACATCACAGAGGTCAGATAGTGGTCACACTGAAATCGGTGAATCTTCCACTCGACAAGGAATTTCTTTTTGGAATGTGGGAGTTTTAA
- a CDS encoding queuine tRNA-ribosyltransferase family protein: protein MKSLKTRSGEMHFPVFLPDGTRGIVRSVDSSDLEACGIEAIVVNTLHLTTKPGLTTVNGIGGIHEFMNFHHSVISDSGGFQVYSLITESKAGTIHKDGFTYKLEQEKEKQTLTPEKCIQHQFRIGADIIYCLDYCTHPSAPDETQIESVELTIKWAKRCKKEYENQIKIRKISDEERPLIFGVVQGGNSKELRKKCVDALMEIGFDGYGFGGWPIDDEGKLLEMVGFVAELVGAGYPKHALGIGKPENLVRAFIAGYEIFDCVIPTRDARHKRLYTFKNYDSIENIDDLADGFYKYLYMQDDIHIKDFRPIEEGCDCHTCRHFTRSYLHHLFRIGDTLANRLATIHNLRFYTRLTDKLRQING, encoded by the coding sequence ATGAAGAGTCTTAAAACCCGTTCCGGTGAGATGCATTTCCCCGTGTTTTTGCCCGATGGTACCAGAGGAATCGTAAGAAGTGTTGATTCATCCGATTTGGAAGCCTGTGGAATCGAGGCTATTGTTGTGAATACACTTCACCTGACCACAAAGCCCGGACTGACAACCGTGAACGGAATCGGGGGCATCCACGAGTTTATGAATTTTCATCATTCGGTGATATCGGATTCAGGTGGTTTTCAGGTCTATTCCCTGATTACGGAATCGAAGGCGGGGACAATTCACAAAGACGGTTTTACCTACAAACTTGAACAGGAAAAAGAGAAACAGACACTCACTCCTGAAAAATGCATTCAGCACCAGTTCAGAATAGGTGCGGACATAATATATTGCCTCGACTACTGCACCCATCCCTCGGCACCCGATGAAACCCAGATTGAGAGCGTTGAGCTCACCATTAAGTGGGCAAAAAGATGCAAAAAAGAGTATGAAAATCAGATTAAAATCAGGAAGATTTCCGATGAGGAAAGACCGCTGATTTTTGGGGTAGTTCAGGGGGGCAACAGTAAAGAGCTTAGGAAAAAGTGTGTCGATGCGCTAATGGAAATTGGATTCGACGGTTATGGTTTTGGTGGCTGGCCCATTGACGATGAAGGAAAACTTCTTGAGATGGTGGGATTCGTAGCTGAACTTGTGGGAGCAGGCTACCCGAAACATGCACTCGGAATCGGGAAGCCGGAGAATCTTGTAAGGGCATTTATAGCCGGTTATGAAATATTCGATTGTGTGATTCCAACCCGCGATGCCCGGCATAAAAGGCTATACACATTCAAAAACTACGATTCGATAGAAAATATAGACGATCTTGCAGACGGGTTTTACAAATATCTTTATATGCAGGATGACATTCACATAAAGGATTTCAGACCGATTGAGGAGGGATGCGACTGTCATACATGCCGCCACTTCACCCGAAGTTATCTGCATCACTTGTTCAGAATTGGGGATACTCTCGCCAACAGACTCGCTACAATTCACAATCTCCGGTTTTACACCAGACTGACCGACAAACTGCGGCAGATAAATGGATAA